A region of Salvelinus alpinus chromosome 24, SLU_Salpinus.1, whole genome shotgun sequence DNA encodes the following proteins:
- the LOC139551958 gene encoding alpha-actinin-3-like isoform X5 has product MTSIETQVQYGPYMMTSDSEQVYMNQEDDWDRDLLLDPAWEKQQRKTFTAWCNSHLRKAGTQIENIEEDFRNGLKLMLLLEVISGERLPKPDKGQMRFHKIANVNKALDFICSKGVKLVSIGAEEIVDANVKMTLGMIWTIILRFAIQDISVEETSAKEGLLLWCQRKTAPYRNVNVQNFHISWKDGLALCALIHRHRPDLSDYSKLRKDDPMGNLNTAFEVTEKYLDIPKMLDAEDIVNTPKPDEKAIMTYVSCFYHAFAGAEQAETAANRICKVLAVNQENEKLMEEYEKLASELLGWIRRTIPWLENRVAEQTMRTMQKKLEDFRDYRRIHKPPKVQEKCQLEINFNTLQTKLRLSNMPAFMPSEGKMVSDIANGWKGLEQVEKGYEEWLLTEIRRLERLDHLAEKFKQKCSLHESWTSGTVELLSMKDYESASLLEIRALMRIHEAFESDLAAHQDRVEQIAAIAQELNELDYHDAVAINARCQGICDQWDNLGTLTQKRRDSLERVEKLWETIDQLYLEFAKRAAPFNNWMDGAMEDLQDMFIVHSIEEIQSLITAHDQFKATLPEADKERMATMGIQSEIVKMAQTYGIKLSGVNPYTVLSPQDITNKWDAKHLVPLRDQMLQEELARQQSNERLRHQFAAQANIIGPWIQTKMAEISHVSVDIAGSLEEQMSNLKQYEQNINYKCNIDKLEGNHQLSQEGLIFNNKHTNFTMEHVHVGWEQLLTTIARTINEVENQILTRDSKGISQEQLNEFRASFNHFDRKRNGMMDPDDFCACLISMGFDLVSGPQGEVEFACIMTLVDSNNTGVVTFQAFIDFMTRKTAETDTVDQVMTRETVMASDKTYITVEELRRELPPEQADYCVSRMTRYIGSDAPSGALDYISFSSALYGESDL; this is encoded by the exons ACCTTCACTGCCTGGTGCAACTCTCACTTGCGTAAAGCGGGTACACAGATTGAGAACATTGAGGAGGACTTCAGGAATGGACTCAAACTCATGTTGCTGCTGGAAGTCATCTCAG GTGAAAGGCTTCCCAAGCCAGACAAAGGTCAAATGCGTTTCCACAAGATCGCCAATGTGAACAAGGCCCTGGATTTCATCTGCAGCAAGGGAGTCAAGCTGGTGTCCATCGGTGCCGAGG AGATTGTGGATGCTAATGTAAAGATGACCCTGGGGATGATCTGGACCATCATCCTGCGTTTCGCCATCCAGGACATCTCTGTAGAGG AGACCTCTGCTAAGGAGGGTCTGTTGCTGTGGTGCCAGAGGAAGACAGCCCCCTACAGGAATGTTAATGTGCAGAACTTCCACATCAG TTGGAAGGATGGCCTAGCACTGTGTGCCCTCATCCACAGACACAGACCTGACCTCAGTGATTACTCCAAACTGCGCAAG GATGACCCCATGGGAAACCTCAACACTGCCTTCGAGGTGACAGAGAAGTACCTGGACATCCCCAAGATGTTGGATGCAGAAG ATATTGTGAACACGCCAAAGCCCGATGAGAAAGCCATCATGACCTATGTGTCCTGCTTCTATCACGCCTTTGCTGGAGCAGAGC AGGCCGAGACCGCTGCCAATAGGATCTGCAAGGTGCTGGCTGTGAACCAGGAGAACGAGAAGCTGATGGAGGAGTATGAGAAGCTGGCCAGTGAG CTGCTGGGGTGGATCCGTCGCACCATCCCCTGGCTGGAGAACCGCGTGGCGGAGCAGACCATGCGCACCATGCAGAAGAAGCTGGAGGACTTCCGTGACTACCGTCGCATCCACAAGCCTCCCAAGGTCCAGGAGAAGTGTCAGCTGGAGATCAACTTCAACACCCTGCAGACCAAGCTGAGGCTGAGCAACATGCCCGCCTTCATGCCTTCTGAGGGAAAGATGGTGTCG gaCATTGCCAATGGCTGGAAGGGTCTGGAGCAGGTAGAGAAGGGCTATGAGGAGTGGCTGCTCACTGAGATCAGACGCCTGGAGAGACTGGACCACCTGGCTGAGAAGTTCAAGCAGAAGTGTTCCCTGCATGAGTCCTGGACCTCAG gaactgtggagctgctgTCCATGAAGGACTATGAGTCAGCCTCTCTGTTGGAGATCAGGGCTCTGATGAGGATACACGAGGCGTTTGAGTCTGACCTGGCCGCCCACCAGGACAGAGTGGAACAGATCGCTGCCATCGCCCAGGAGCTCAa TGAGCTGGACTATCATGACGCTGTCGCCATCAACGCCCGCTGCCAGGGCATCTGTGACCAGTGGGACAACCTGGGCACTCTGACCCAAAAGAGGAGAGACTCACTTGAG CGTGTGGAGAAGCTGTGGGAGACCATTGACCAGCTGTACCTGGAGTTCGCCAAGAGAGCAGCTCCCTTCAACAACTGGATGGATGGAGCCATGGAGGACTTACAGGATATGTTCATTGTGCACAGCATTGAGGAGATCCAG agtCTGATTACAGCCCATGACCAGTTCAAGGCCACCCTACCAGAGGCTGATAAGGAGCGCATGGCCACCATGGGCATCCAGAGTGAGATTGTGAAGATGGCTCAGACCTATGGTATCAAGCTGTCAGGAGTCAACCCCTACACCGTCCTCTCCCCCCAGGACATCACCAACAAGTGGGAT GCGAAACACTTGGTGCCCCTCAGAGACCAGATGCTGCAGGAGGAGTTGGCCAGGCAGCAGTCCAACGAGAGGCTGAGGCACCAGTTTGCTGCCCAGGCCAACATCATTGGACCCTGGATTCAGACCAAGATGGCG gaGATCAGCCATGTGTCTGTGGACATCGCCGGCTCCCTGGAGGAACAGATGAGCAACCTGAAGCAGTACGAGCAGAACATCAACTACAAGTGTAACATCGACAAGCTGGAGGGAAACCACCAGCTCAGCCAGGAAGGACTCATCTTCAACAACAAGCACACCAACTTTACCATGGAG CATGTGCATGTGGGCTGGGAGCAGCTCCTGACCACCATCGCCCGCACCATCAACGAGGTGGAGAACCAGATCCTGACCCGTGACTCCAAGGGCATCAGTCAGGAGCAGCTCAACGAGTTCAGAGCCTCCTTCAACCACTTTGACAGG AAGAGAAATGGCATGATGGATCCAGACGACTTCTGTGCCTGTCTCATCTCCATGGGCTTTGATCTGGTGA gtggcCCTCAGGGTGAGGTGGAGTTTGCCTGCATCATGACCCTGGTGGATTCCAACAACACAGGCGTGGTCACCTTCCAGGCCTTCATCGACTTCATGACCCGCAAGACAGCCGAGACAGACACCGTCGACCAGGTCATGACCCGCGAGACA GTCATGGCCTCCGACAAG ACATACATCACTGTGGAAGAACTGCGCAGGGAGCTGCCCCCAGAGCAGGCCGACTACTGCGTCAGCCGCATGACCAGGTACATCGGCAGTGACGCACCCTCAGGCGCCCTGGACTACATCTCCTTCTCCAGTGCCCTGTACGGCGAGAGCGACTTATAA